CAGTCAGTTGTTGCTAGGATCTCGGAAGGATTTGATGTATCATTGGGCCCATTTGTGAAGAAACTTGGAATCATATAAACAAGAAACAAATAGAAGTAACTTTCTGAGATTTGGTCATATAAATATAGCTCCTGGAACATGCAAGCACTGAGGCAGCACAaactgagcaggagctgcactggTTCAATTTGCTGGTGGTTCTAGTAACTCTTCCCAGAATAGTTTCTTGGAATGAAATCAAAACCATTTCTATGATACTGATATCAAAATCACTGATACAAAAGGACAGGTTTCCACATtgcatatgtatgtatattGTCTATACTCTAGAAATGTTGATTCAGAGGTTGAGCAGTGAAGGTTTTCAGACCCCTGTTCCCCCACACCTTTAAACCATGCTAAGAAAATGTTGTGTAACTGAGTATACATATCTAGAAGTCCATCCTCTCTCCAGTAACTTCTGAGTTTGTTTTCTGCAACCAGATTTTCTAGATGGATGACCACTGAATGCTACAAGTCTGTCCACCCAGTTTCATGTCCTTCTAATCCTGTTATTGttcttttttagaaataaaaaatgtatgaTGTCTTTTTAATCTACACAGTCGAAAGCCATTGCTCTTACATGCAAACAGATTCAGTTGAAGCTTGTGTGTCTCACAGCTGTCAAAAGTCCTTGTGGGAGATAAAAACCAGTGGTACTCTGATGCTAGAGTTCTGCTGATGACATTTTTCACAGTTAAAGCTTTCATATTGTCTGTCTGAACGTAGGTAACTCTCCTTCCCATGATCAGTGCGAAGTCTCTGATACTCTGAGTTTCTCTACATATTCTACTGCTTAAGTATAATTCATAATAGAATCATTTGGATGCAAAGTCAGTTGGACTTGACATAATCCATTGGAAATCAAGCTATTGGTGCATACAGAAATACTTGTTAGTAGTATTTAAACATTTAGTTTTGCAATTTTTGAAAGCTGTTAGGAAATGTAATAATGTTACAGAACAGCTTAATGTAATTTATGGGTTTTCTCTGGCTTTGCAGATAGGacaatgactttttttttttttcccatcagtgGAAGCTGATGTAAATTTTTCTTGTCTTGCACTGTCATCTAGCTTATTTTCTGTATGTATGGTCCTCCTGTACCCTATTTAGGCTGTGATGTTTAAAAGTgatgtttaaaagaaattaacatGCTTTTGGTTTGATCAGTGTGTGGCACAACTGACAAgttaaacactgaaaatgtaataaataattttttcattactAGTGGGAATATGCAACTCACTGAGGGTGAAAAACACTGGATAGGATGCTTATACAGACCTGCTTTTGTATGGGTATCTGATCAAAAGCTCTGGATCTTAGATTCCCAGTGCTCAGGTAACTTACAGTTTTCTAAACCCCTGGCATTTTCAGAGACCCTCGAAAAGGCCTCAGATTTTTAGCATTGATAAATCTGCTgtactttcttttaattttttatttcacatcaTATGGATCAGTCTAGGAAAATTAGACTGGAATTTAGCTGAAGAGTGATAGGTAGTCTTAGTGGAGTTCCTGAACACGATTTGACTACAGCCTCTGTTGAGAACATAGGTAACaattcctttcccctctttAACTCAATTTTTAGTTCTCCTTTGCTaatgcaaggaaaaataaacacaaaagcccccaaccaaaccaaccaaccaaaccatGCAATTGTtccaatttttaaaagcacaaatgAAAGCTAGTGTAAAGGCATATTACAGCTTTCCAGATTTGTTTCTGGTTATTATCTGTGCATGATTATAAACTCTGTAAGAAAAAGCTAATCTGTATGAGAAGAGTTTAGTGGTTTAAAGATCAATACAAATCTTAAAATACTGTGCCAGTAGGATTTTGTAGCAGAACTTCCATGTGCTTACATCAAAAAATTCTTTCCCGAAGTGTGCACACCCAGGTGGAAGTCTGTGATGTAATCAGAGAGATCCATGCACTGAAGACGATAAAGCTTCTAATGTTCCATCTGGTGTTAGCCACAGACATCCCACAGTAAGCAAAACTACAAATTGCTGCTTAATAAAGTTGGACTATGCCACACTAGTAACTTACACTGGCTGCCTATTTAATGCAAAGCAGTAGTTCTGATAAAAGTCTTCAGTTAGTTACCTTGGAAACTACTTCCTGGCGCCAGACACAGAGGTGACTGAACATGCCCTGAGAAGCTGTATGTGATGGATCAAGCTGTACATTCTAGAAAAAGAGGGTCTGCCTTCACTGAATAATACGCAACTCCCTCATCTTAATTTCGCCTTCACTTCTATGAAAGCGTGTTACATTTCTTGAATGCACTCGATGTTACTCTGAATAAGAAACAGTGTAAGAGAGAAAGCAATCTGTTGTTTCCATTGTAACAAAATACTTGAAGCCAAATTTAAGTACCCAAATGTTAACTTGGTTTAAGAACAGTTTGAAAAATGGTGTATAGGAATGGGATATTCAGTGGGGTACTCTAGTTTTCATGTATATGAAGTTTCTAACTTTAACttgtattttcagcatttttcataTACATTACTAGTATGGACAATACCTCTTGAGGAGTTTACACAGATTTTTCTGAGTTCCAAAGGAAATTTCAGTTATCAGTGGGCTTTTAGCTTATTAGGAATTTTATAAAGAATGTTAGACCTTCGTATgtacaaatattaattttttgtatCTGCTTCTTAAGGAAGGAAGCAactaatagatttttttcatacCCTTTTTACAGTATATAAAACCTCACTTTCTCTGCTTAGCCCAAGATTCCTACTACTTTCACCATTCTTGTATTTATTAGTGCAAAAGTGTTTGTCATTagttttactttgtttatttgaaataaCTGTAGACGctttaaaaaaggtaaaaaaccccataaaactTGTCCGTATAGAAATTAGAAGAAATCTTCAGAACAGAAGGATGTAATAATATGTGATTAATGCAGTCTTTAGTTTTTGAACTAGTACTCACGGTACAAGGAGGTTTTCAACATATATTATGAGATCAGAATTGGGCTCTAGCAAACACTTAAAGAACAGCTAATGGAAAAGGGAGGGCACCAACAGTAACACCTGCAGTTTTCaaacaaaagcagtaaaatCTGTATGACTGTAGCCAAAGTGGCTGTGACAGATGCTGTCAAAGGGGACAGATTTTCAGAGTCATCGCCGTCTGTCACAGGAAATACTCAAGATCTGAATTGGGAACTTTATTCAGGTGAAGACTTCAGGAATTTTGTTCCTGACATTTCTTACCTACTGCAGATATGGACAACATTACAGTTGTGGGATGTATCTGCATAGGGTGGAGCAAAGCAACCATGGAATATGGGAAATCCTAGGAAGCTGACtgaagaacagaacaaaaaacaGCATCAAGGACAGGACTTAGCATAGCTGTGTTGACCACAGGAAGGGGttacagaataaaattaatcaGAAATGATGCTGGTGGCAGCCACGGAATATGGCCTGGGTTGctgattggaaaaaaaaaaaaaaaggactacTGAGTGATGTAATATAAATCTGTTGCTCTGGCTTCACTCATGCAATCTCATCAATCTGAAGGGCTGTTACTGGGTCCCTGCATTGCTCCTATCTGTGGGACAGGCAGAATGGGAACGTACACtaaaaaaacaagagaagatGGAGCCCAGTTATGTATGTGTAGGGTAAATGAGAAAAAGTGAAGGCTCCATAAGACATGTTGTactacaaacacacacatgggCCCACTCAGGTATGTGTTGTGACAGTCACAGATGTCCAATTCCTGTTTTCAcatcttattttcttgtttgatCTTAGCTCAGAGTTTCAATGTCTTGTGTGCTTTAAAGCTGTGATAGTCCAAAATGCATTTAGtgtagaaaggaaaacaaatctattttttttcctttaacttgATCTCTAAACATGGATAGATGTCCACAGATCTGAAAAATCCACCAAAACTACCAGTTTGCCAGGGTAATAGTCCATCTGTAGCCCAGCCCACTTAAAAGCCTCCAATGAAATGAAAATCAGATAATGAGCAAAACAGGAAACCTAATTTGCTTCACACAAATTGAACTGATGCAGTAGAAAAGCTTTGAGGAGAAAAGATGATTAATCTTATGGAGACATTTATGAATCTCAAAGCATATGTGGTAGAGAATAGTCTGTCTTTCTACTAACAGAGGTTGCTTAACAATTCTACCACTACTGATCTGTGTCTGTGTGGAGAATAACAGAAGTGGAGTTGCTATTGACATTGCAACATGCCTGTTAGTTGAGCAAAGGTGGTTTTTGAGAGATGGACAATTTTAAATATTGgacaattttaaatatttaaatatttaatccCAACTTGAGATGTGAATTACTTTAGTTCCTGTTCCTTCATATTACAAGTATATGTTTACATGACAGGATGTTAAGATACAGATAAAACTTTctaaagaaagggagaaaagaatttCCCACTCTGATGTATCCGCTTATTGGTAATAATATTGACCTATTTGCAAAGTTAAACAAATTATATCTCATTTATCCACACTGGATAGAGAGGATGGCTGGTAGCAACCTTTTATGAAATGGAATAGCTCCATGATGTTTTCCTGCAGTCATCTTTTCTTTAGACTAAATAATCCCAATTCCTTTAACTGTTCTCTTAAACTTTTTCTAGGCCTTTGGTAATCCACACTGCTCTTCTTTGGACTCTTTTAAGAAGCACCCATATGTCTTCAAGTGTGGTGCCCTTAATTAAATACAGTATTCCAGAAACAGTGATTATTTCAGATGTTTCataaacaattattttatttataaattccAGTATGTTGTTTGACTTTTTTCAAGTGTGACATGGTTGACTTGTTTAATTTGTGATCCAGTACAACCCCTATGCTTTTGACAAAACTATCTCTCTATTCAAAAAATGCCATGGATTCTGGCATTCTGGTAATTCTGAAGCTAAATACTCCTACCTGACTTCATAATTCTGCTCTTTAAATTTTATCCTTGTTTTAAACTATTCAGCTTATTTtctaagattatttttaatttcaagatTGTACTGTATCATGGTTGCTTCTCCTACACTATTCTAATCCTTAAATATAGTATTCTATCACCCAAGTCATTAATGAAAGTATTGAACAATATCACACCCATAATGAAGCTGTGAGACACTGCTTAAtacatttttccagttttgacAGTGAAACGCTAATAACCTACTTGTGTATATTTTTCcagtcatttttatatttatcttGATTACATTTCCCTAGCTTGCTTCTGAGAATGCCATGCAAAACAATGtcaatgctttaaaaaaataaactaaaatgcttaatatttattattttttctcactGATTCTCTCCACCATAGAGTTAAAATATCTTGGTTTGACAGCATTCATTACTGACAAGTCCATATGGTCATTAGTCTGAGGTCACATTTTTGTCTCAGGTAAAGGTTGAGGACAGAATGTGACTTAGTCCTTTTGTATTCTTTTGTGACAGTTTCCTAAAAATAGGTCAGTTGGttggctttttattttggtgCATGATGAAATTTCCCAAGTATTTGTGGGAAGTAGAGGTACATGTAGGCAAAAAAGGAGGGAATTAACCCATAGACATGAGAGGTGAACAGAATGAAATCCCAGGAAATCCGAGTAGCTTGAAGTTAATTAATCAATGCTACtaataatacattttaattgAATTACTATAAAAGCACCTGCAGCCTATCTACGTTTATAAAGCTTTCATGTGTATAGCTATGTATATATTAACTCAGACTAAAGAGTACACCATAGATGTACAGCTGCACACATAAAAgggtggctgctgctcctgatACAGGCAATTGTGTACTGAGTCAACTCTTGAAAAATAAGCCACAGCTGTAGAGTTTTGTTCTGTAACAACAAATCACTATCTGCTAACTGTATGCTGCTATAAATAATTCACAGATGATGCACATGGACTTTTATGTAATGACTTCCAGCAGGGGGTACCCTTTCCTTGATGCCAAAATTTGCCAGATTAAGCCAGTTACTTTAAGTTGTGTGAGAGGAGAATACCTTAGCTAAAGGACAGTTGTTATTATACGCCCATAAATTCTCATGGATGAAGCACAACATCCTCTGCTTTGCTATGCAGTGGAATGTCATTACTGCTAAGAAAAAGCTTACCTTTATCCTTCCATGCACATTGGGCTTACTGCCAACCGAGTAAGAAGCCTGGCACATCTTTTATAGTCTGTCATGAAAAAAGAGCATAAATAGATTACCAAAGTAACCAATTTcgcttttaaaaatcaacattGATATCAGTGTCAAATTAGTATTGTAATAAAGTTTAATGAATACCTTAGTTTGCAACAGAATAAAAGTCAACTCCTTAGACTTAGAAATGCAGTGTATAAAAACTGTGTAACTGAAAGCCATGTCTAATAGCACATTAACAGTGCAACTGACTTTTGCACATGTTCCATCTGTAAACAAATAGCATGAATGTGCTTGGAGGCTCTCCAAGTGTTTGTATGTATGAAAATTTATATATCTGTGTCTGTGCTTACATGCAGGATCTAAACATGTGACTGTAGTATCTCCATACTAGAGGAAGAGTAAGTAGTGCTCATCCACCTTTGAAATCCAGCCCTCAACGAACAAGGCTATCAACTTAAGTAATGCCATTCTCCAACAGATTTTCTTCAAATTAGACAAATAACATCTAGCCATAGGAATGTTAAGTCCAACCCAAGTATGTGACCACATCACAAACATTCATAACTGTATCACGTTTCATCTTAAAACTAGtaaaactgttttttccctAGCAGTCCTATTGTTAGTTGTTCATATTTTAGGTACCTTCTTCTTTTTGATGCATTTGTAATAAGGGACAGAACCAatgcaaaactaaaaaaataatcaaaagggttttttcttcattaacaTGACAAACTGAAAGCAAGTATTGTGAAAGCTGGTTATGGACAGACAGAAAAGTAAATTactttccaggtgtcagtgctATTACAGTGTACAAAGTACTAGAAAGTATGCCAACAAAATTCTTTTGTACTGGCTACCACCATGTTGCAGCCTCATAgatgcttttaatttctttcttgtttaGCCTTTGAATTTCTACACAGAATGAACAGTATTATTTGAAGTCAGGATATTATCAAAAAGTAACATCATTCTGTGCATGAAGAATTAAAGTAGGCTGTCTATGTCATTTTCCTAGAAGAAAGTTACTTCAAAAGATGCTAGTCAGCCCAGTCCAGTAACTGATGTTGATTTTCGTTAGGCATAATTTCATTAATGAGTAACTACATCTAATGTTTCCTAGAGATGCAATGTTAACAATCTCTAACTCACAGCATAGTTATGCTATAATTGCCATTCATACAAATTATCCTCCATTATCCAGACATGATATTGGTGGGTATGTCACTTGTCAGAAGGAAAAGGCTAATTTAGACTTTATGACCAACTAGTTTATAGCTTCACAGcttggagctgtgctgagccaaATGATGTTTGTATTGTGATCCTTATGAAAAAGGTAATATGACCATTTGCTTGTTCAAAACAGACAAGTTATGAACAACTTATATCTCCACCCACATAAACAGAATGTGATCTGGCTAGCTATCATCTATAAATCCCTATCTTTCCAAGGCATTCCTAATCTGAAGCCTTACGAACAGGGGAAAAGTCCACAATTCTTACCAAATATGCCTTTAAAGTATATTGGgctaaattatttattaatactTGAAACTTGGAATCTGTAACTCTTGTTTCTATTCCCAGCTCTGTTACTGACCCAACTGGTTGACCTCAGACAAGTAAAATAAAGTGTGCTTCCATTCTGAAAAGGCTGTACTAAAATAGCATCTGCTTACTCAACAGGTCCACCTCAGTATGAACCTAGAGTCACATCTACTGACTGATAAATGTCAGTAGATTTGATTGTCTCTGTGCTGCCAACAGTGAAGAGATATcataaactgcattttcttatttgtgttcatcagcactttttttttcctaagccttaggaaattatatttttgtaattCACGGAACACAAGTGTTGCAAAGATTCATTGTCACCATCACTGATAGATTGGTAGCTGAATAGTCAAAATAGAAAATATCTACAAAATATGTTCTAGATAAATAAtcaatgaaaaggaaataatccCACCTGGATTTCTGATCCTATATTTAATTTGCAGCACTAGAAAGTAAATATGAGATGTTTCTGAGAGGAGTCATGTTCCTGTGAAAAGCAAACACTTGATTTGGAACCCAGGAGACATATACTTCAGTACCTAAGGACACAGTGTTTACAGCCATTGTACACAatgtattttcagtgaaaaggttttgtttccattttcctcTCTGTAATGCTGATGCTGTACTGTAATACTGTAAAGAATACTCAGTATATTTTAGAGCACTCAAAACTCTTCATTGCAAGGAATGAGTTCTGACATTGTATCACTACTGGTACCTGATAGAGCTATTAAATTTgagtttccttttgttttaggGAAGTTTCTCGTTTTGTCACTTACATGCTGGGATGGTGCAGTCCCTTGTATTGTGATAAAGCCGATGAAAATGTTTACTACATTTTGGGCTAAAGTAGAGTGGAcctgaaatataaagaaataataagtTATGAATTAGCACAGGTCACAGAAAGAGTAGTGCAGCTTACGGTATGTACTTGAAATGATGGATACcaatgcaaaattaaaacataccTGTTAAATGCTTTAAGAACTTGTCTTTCATCCTCAGATCTCTAGGAACTATTTCTGTTGGACAGAAAAAAGAATAGTCACTCTACTGCACTGGAACTCTGCTTGCCAAGCATAGTATGAGGGCAGGGAATGTTCTGTCCAGCAAACATCACCACTATGTCTTGACAGGTACACAGAGGTCAAAAGCCCTTTGCATACAGTAGGCCACATTTCAAGCACTTGTAGGACTTGTAGGACAAGTACATAGGAACCCCTGTAAAATGCTCTATGAAACACATGGTGATGATGAAACAATGTCTGTTAGATGTGTGGTCATTAATGATGATGGTTATTAACTAAGAGTCAGAGTTTAGCTCTCTATGAATTATATTATCAAGTTGACCTAGATTTAAATTCTTCAAGAAATTTTAGTTCATGGTTGCTCAGAAATAGTGTATTACACTAGTGGTAAAGATCCAAAGATAAACTCAAGTTTTGGGTTGTGTCTTCTAAATCTCTTATGCAAATGTGTCCAGTATACTATCACAGGTATGTTTGTACAAGCACTCTTCTGCTGTAATCATGGAACTGGATTGATCTACTTACaggaatctttttttccttcccctttagCAGTAAATAAAATTCACAGGAAATGATTCCAAGCAAATTGCTCTCTTCTGGCTCCCTGTGTTTGTGGTTTACCGCCTTGCGTTTTCTGTTCAGCAGATGGCAAAATGAAACTGGTTTACTGAAATCCATTTTAGCCCTAACCCTCACTTGTGACTTCCTGATTTACAGCTATCTTTGATTGCTTTCCGTTACAAACTCTATGCTGATAGCTTAGCGCTGATTGTGTATGATACACTACATGGTGCTTTATTTATTTGACCATAAATGCCTGAGCAGCCTTTTTCACTCCCCTGGCACCTCTTATCAGATATAAAGTGAGAGAGCATTTCCATCCAGATCTGATTCACTTGTAAGGTTAGACACTTCTCGAAAGTCATTCTTCATTTACTTCTAACTTTAGTCAATGTAAGTAAAATTGACCTTATCCTATTTGACCTAATTATGTCATGAAGAGCATTAAAAACACACATGCTTCACTCAGAAATTTCCCATGGGACCAACTCACTGGGAAAGTGATgccaaaactgaaatgaaagacTCTTAACTAGTAGTTCCTTTTCAGAGTTGCTGGGAATAACTCCATTATAATAACAGAATGAAAAATCCTGCCTAGGAGTCAGTAACAACACTACCAACTAATCTGCTCTGAAGCAGGTTTATTAATCAAATAGATAACTGTTCAGCACAAGCCAGATGTTTCACACCAATATGCTGATGTAGGGTGACCAAAAACTATGCCCATGTTCCAAGGTGAGATTTAGAGTTGTGCAGATCAGGGTTCCTGCTTAGTCTGGCCTCTTTGACTTTTTaacatttataaaacaaaatgttctCCCTGTGATGATCTTAAGCAGAACAAAATTGTCTTCCTTTGTACATTCATTAATCATCCAGATAGAGAAGCAACATTTTCATGACAACCACCAATAAATGCAAATCACAAGGATATTTGAATATGAATGAGAATGAAGAAAAGGTACAATGAAATTTTATGAGATcaataaagacaaaataaatagcacacaaacaaaatgaaagccACGTTGGGAAAAGGTGAGTAGGCATTTGCTGGAAAATACTCAGTCACTTTCAGTAGGAGGGGTAAGATGAGCAGCAGTAATGCTGTAGGGGCTTGGGAGTGACAGGGAACAGTAAATTAGAcatggcagcaggagaagcCAAATCAATTTTCAACTGGATGCACAGAGGAACATCATGGAACTAAGCAGTAACTATCCGTCACTGTGTGACTGGTATGACTACTTCTGGACTGCTCATGTAACCTGAACATCTTACAAACCAACCTGGGCTTTCACTGGAGGTTAGAGAAGAGTCGTTTAAATGAACAGAAGTATGACTGCAGGAGTTTCCCAGATTGGTCACAGCCTCTACAGTGGCAGAGGAGTACTGGTTCAGTTCCCTAGTATTTTAAAGGTGCTACCTCTGGAGTACAAAAGGAACAAACAAGTAGGGCGAAAAGTTCAGTGAAGCTGAGCTTCAGGAAAGACTTCTAGACGTGGAGTCTTTAAGGACATACTATAGTCTTGCAGGGGAATTCTTGCTAGGGTCATTTCCAAGAAACACTTAAACCAAGCACATTATAATAAGTGGTAACCTTCCAGGAAAAAGAGCGCTTTCATCTCTTGTTTCTTTGAGCTCATCTCATTTCAGTCTTTTCCCTTATTAATAGGTTTTGTTCAAAGCCACAGGAAGTTGGACTTTCAGTTGAGTACATTATCCAGAGCGTAAAAGACTCTGAGATGTGACTGGAGGTTTTCTATTCTGAATTTGCCATCTGTGTCTGTTTCTGATACCAAAGGGAACCTGCAGTATTTTGAGTGGTGAATTCTTGATATAAAATTAGTAACCTGATGTGCTGTCTCATTCACTAAGGCACTCTAGAGAAAAAGATCTCCTATGTCATGGACTGTGACTTACCAACTCTCTGCTCATCCTGGTATCCTCCGTAGTCAGCCACTTCCCTT
This DNA window, taken from Pseudopipra pipra isolate bDixPip1 chromosome 3, bDixPip1.hap1, whole genome shotgun sequence, encodes the following:
- the ALKAL2 gene encoding ALK and LTK ligand 2 yields the protein MSGLRSPGLLGLVLLMLSAGYCKEKTDSTDLKDKQSLLNLIMEIIQELKRYHLEKESGVQYFSKHDYNLDRREVADYGGYQDEQRVEIVPRDLRMKDKFLKHLTGPLYFSPKCSKHFHRLYHNTRDCTIPAYYKRCARLLTRLAVSPMCMEG